In a genomic window of Bacillota bacterium:
- a CDS encoding V-type ATP synthase subunit F, which produces MSMYKIGVIGDRDSVLGFRALGVSVFPVADAESAKKTLRDIVKEGFACIFLTEALAAGMEEELERFSQEPLPAILLIPNNAGSLGIAMRKMKAAVERAVGADILFQKEAGKQL; this is translated from the coding sequence ATGTCTATGTATAAGATCGGTGTCATAGGGGATAGGGACTCGGTGCTGGGCTTTCGAGCCCTGGGCGTCTCGGTCTTTCCTGTTGCCGATGCCGAGAGCGCGAAGAAAACCCTCCGCGATATAGTAAAGGAGGGATTTGCCTGTATTTTCCTGACCGAGGCGCTTGCGGCAGGCATGGAAGAGGAGCTGGAGCGGTTCAGCCAGGAGCCGCTTCCCGCTATCCTTCTCATTCCAAATAACGCAGGGAGCCTGGGCATAGCTATGCGTAAGATGAAGGCGGCCGTGGAGAGGGCGGTCGGAGCCGACATCCTATTTCAAAAAGAGGCAGGTAAGCAGCTATGA
- a CDS encoding V-type ATP synthase subunit K → MDITLGTILGFFGIAIAVALPGVGSAIGVGLVGTAGSGVVTEDPDKFGQILLLQVIPGTQGIYGLLSGLLLMGKLNVFSFGNPLMLTTHEGALVVMAAIPVAIVGWFSAIHQGKVAAAGVGVAAKRPEELGKAVTFAAMVETYAVLAFLATLLLIFGIPIKGVA, encoded by the coding sequence ATGGACATTACACTTGGGACGATCCTAGGATTCTTCGGCATCGCAATCGCGGTAGCACTACCGGGAGTGGGCTCGGCCATAGGGGTTGGCCTCGTTGGGACCGCTGGTTCTGGCGTAGTAACGGAAGACCCTGATAAGTTCGGTCAGATATTGCTGTTGCAGGTCATTCCGGGCACTCAGGGGATCTATGGTCTTCTATCTGGGCTACTTCTCATGGGCAAGCTGAATGTTTTCAGTTTCGGCAATCCATTGATGCTCACTACACATGAAGGGGCACTCGTTGTCATGGCGGCCATCCCCGTAGCCATTGTCGGGTGGTTCTCCGCAATACACCAGGGTAAGGTTGCGGCCGCGGGCGTCGGGGTAGCGGCCAAGAGGCCTGAGGAGCTTGGGAAGGCCGTTACATTTGCTGCGATGGTCGAGACATACGCGGTTCTCGCATTCCTGGCGACCCTGCTCCTGATCTTCGGGATCCCCATCAAGGGAGTGGCATAA